The Corticium candelabrum chromosome 18, ooCorCand1.1, whole genome shotgun sequence genome includes a region encoding these proteins:
- the LOC134194095 gene encoding indolethylamine N-methyltransferase-like, which translates to MAGCVDDVGGTQEVIRETDGSENMFDVEAYCSQYCSLDPSTADPFEVPSLKSRMKIIHDYYQLIGLKDARVLEYGSGPSVYSLIGAVPYCREIVISEYDVRSRDFLSKWKNGQANHHITTLFQYAVMSIEKLGEGDEVSQRENALRQLISGIYPGDLNTDTPIEMDSPGLFDIISTHFTCHTVCMSVDEFRAAVGRLVKFLKPGGFLILSEILECELGKWDGLKVGYKGFQLTRESLIECIEQLGFINIKDDVVAEEPIDGKAPPEFGKTLTLLAQAP; encoded by the coding sequence ATGGCCGGATGTGTTGATGATGTCGGTGGAACACAAGAAGTAATTCGCGAAACGGATGGATCAGAAAATATGTTTGATGTCGAAGCTTACTGCAGTCAGTACTGCAGTCTTGACCCGTCAACGGCTGATCCATTCGAAGTTCCTTCTTTGAAGTCCCGGATGAAGATCATTCACGACTACTACCAACTCATTGGCCTCAAAGATGCACGTGTACTGGAATACGGTAGTGGCCCTAGTGTCTACAGTCTTATCGGCGCCGTTCCTTATTGCCGAGAAATCGTGATTTCGGAGTATGATgtcaggtcacgtgactttctCTCAAAATGGAAGAATGGTCAGGCCAATCACCATATTACCACACTGTTTCAGTACGCAGTGATGTCAATCGAAAAACTGGGTGAAGGAGACGAGGTTTCGCAAAGAGAAAACGCGCTGCGGCAACTAATAAGTGGAATTTATCCGGGAGATctcaacactgacacgcccATTGAAATGGACAGTCCCGGATTATTCGACATTATATCTACACATTTTACATGTCacactgtgtgcatgtctgtggaCGAATTCAGAGCAGCAGTTGGAAGGCTGGTCAAATTTCTCAAACCGGGCGGTTTTCTCATACTCTCAGAAATCTTGGAATGTGAGCTCGGAAAATGGGATGGACTCAAGGTTGGCTATAAAGGATTTCAATTAACAAGAGAATCTCTCATTGAATGCATTGAACAACTTGGATTTATTAACATAAAAGATGATGTTGTAGCCGAGGAGCCAATTGATGGTAAAGCTCCGCCCGAGTTTGGCAAGACGCTCACTTTACTGGCTCAAGCACCATGA
- the LOC134193949 gene encoding uncharacterized protein LOC134193949 has protein sequence MRVSVRRKLAVFCIASLLAILVAYKYAQRSTKSDKTIHSGGYRGLKRREMLRLPTNISSSKNVNDEPVAVIGGGGGVTEWNRSEPIVIFINQFSAMDYIYDNSATRWEKESPSCPTVRCRMTHNEIERETADGLLLNRFVPLRFREQLKRYHDKQVVFVLNMEGEKEPEWRDPEITSKFDFKIGYSIKSDLPMLYGCGDFDGIDIIDSLITRFEANQIKPPVNRHGLVAMISNCMTVPNDRLTVLRAMMKSLNVSSFGKCENNMNVTQTRFLNPNWHQMKLDVFKNFKFGMAYESNNLEEYVTEKIYSCLHTGVIPIYHGAPDIKTFVPGGSFINAADFKNTEELIQHIVSVDANPQLYASYFKWDISAMKRLHELYCSVPVYCRWCEMVGRLRHEKRQRR, from the exons ATGAGAGTCTCAGTGCGGAGGAAGTTAGCAGTATTTTGTATCGCATCACTCCTAGCAATTCTCGTGGCATATAAATATGCTCAAAGAAGTACAAAAAGTGACAAAACAATTCATTCAG GAGGTTATAGGGGCTTAAAGAGACGAGAGATGTTGCGATTGCCTACCAACATCTCCTCATCAAAGAATGTGAATGACGAGCCCGTTGCCGTGATAGGAGGAGGCGGGGGCGTGACCGAGTGGAACAGATCTGAACCAATTGTGATTTTCATCAACCAGTTCAG TGCTATGGACTATATCTATGACAACTCAGCAACTAGGTGGGAAAAAGAGTCTCCTTCCTGTCCCACTGTTCGATGCAGAATGACTCACAATGAAATTGAGCGTGAAACGGCTGATGGGCTGCTGCTTAATCGATTTGTTCCTCTGAGATTTCGGGAGCAATTGAAGCGATACCATGATAAGCAGGTTGTGTTTGTGCTGAACATGGAGGGTGAGAAAGAGCCAGAGTGGCGAGATCCAGAAATTACGAGTAAATTTGACTTCAAAATTGGATATAG TATTAAGAGCGATCTCCCCATGTTGTATGGATGTGGAGACTTTGATGGTATTGACATTATTGACTCCCTCATTACGCGTTTTGAAGCCAATCAAATCAAACCGCCTGTCAATCGGCACGGACTCGTAGCCATGATATCAAACTGCATGACCGTTCCTAATGATCGTCTGACTGTCCTCCGGGCAATGATGAAATCCCTAAACGTGTCGTCATTCGGAAAATGTGAGAACAACATGAACGTCACTCAGACACGTTTCCTTAACCCCAACTGGCATCAAATGAAGCTGGACGTCTTCAAGAATTTCAAATTTGGAATGGCATACGAAAGCAACAACCTTGAAGAATACGTCACCGAAAAGATCTACAGCTGCTTGCACACCGGAGTTATCCCTATCTATCATGGTGCTCCAGACATTAAGACTTTCGTTCCTGGGGGTTCGTTCATCAATGCGGCAGATTTTAAGAATACTGAAGAATTAATTCAACACATTGTTAGTGTGGATGCCAATCCTCAACTGTATGCGTCTTATTTTAAATGGGACATCTCGGCTATGAAGAGACTTCATGAGTTGTATTGCTCCGTGCCTGTGTACTGTCGATGGTGTGAGATGGTCGGACGATTACGACACGAGAAACGCCAGAGACGTTAA
- the LOC134193806 gene encoding cholesterol 24-hydroxylase-like, translated as MVVFTIVGVVVAVLVATVGVLALLLSNKRRRYAHLPSPPLVSFWLGHVALLEEKVRSGGFSEDLTVELAKKYGPVFVMWLAHLGRVVVSDPKAARQILSDPDALKPQLLFRSLKYTYGNRFLGGFQASQSDMDKWRRRHKIVGPFFSRKNTTDLLGPFNQTLDKFIAYIDKAAETGEFVPMKVTFPSLTSAVIATVAVGEEITKLEELFPLTRALDDVLDCAYQQMENPLSEYLPTYRNVWQRARKSCNFLRETGKRWIVRRQKEILEGAEYGNDLLSLVLKATATNGEYSLEELIDTVVDAFFGGHKTTSLTLTFALKEILTHPEVKDRLVKEVDEVLEGKQFVSPTHLTSLKYLNCVLKETLRRHPVLTGGQRTFKSDFTAAGHKIPADSWIELSFYTMHLDDKNWPNPKKFDPERFASLTGEDGGLPYFPFGGGVRMCTGRLFADQEMKMAMSRLFQKFTIELEQGGKDDNKYREYLLLCPTDPINCKFTRRQEK; from the coding sequence ATGGTTGTGTTCACGATTGTTGGAGTCGTTGTTGCTGTGCTGGTTGCGACAGTTGGCGTCTTAGCTCTTCTTCTTTCCAACAAAAGGCGACGCTATGCGCATCTTCCGAGTCCACCTTTGGTCAGTTTTTGGTTGGGTCATGTCGCTTTGCTCGAGGAGAAGGTTAGATCCGGTGGGTTTTCTGAGGACCTTACGGTTGAGCTCGCGAAGAAATACGGACCCGTTTTTGTTATGTGGCTTGCACACCTTGGCCGTGTTGTGGTGTCTGACCCTAAAGCTGCACGGCAAATCCTGAGCGACCCTGATGCCTTGAAACCACAGCTACTCTTTCGTTCTCTGAAGTATACTTATGGTAACAGGTTCCTAGGGGGCTTCCAGGCATCGCAGAGTGATATGGACAAATGGCGGAGACGTCACAAGATTGTTGGGCCGTTCTTTAGTAGGAAGAATACTACAGACTTGTTGGGACCATTTAATCAGACTTTAGACAAGTTCATAGCGTACATCGACAAAGCGGCTGAGACGGGGGAATTTGTACCGATGAAAGTAACGTTTCCTTCTCTAACGTCGGCAGTTATTGCTACGGTTGCTGTCGGTGAAGAAATTACAAAACTAGAGGAACTCTTTCCTCTCACTCGTGCTCTGGACGACGTTCTGGATTGTGCCTATCAACAGATGGAAAATCCATTGTCTGAGTATTTGCCCACTTACAGAAATGTGTGGCAACGAGCAAGAAAGAGCTGCAACTTTCTCAGAGAAACCGGGAAGAGGTGGATTGTGAGGAGACAGAAGGAGATCCTGGAAGGTGCCGAGTATGGGAATGATCTGTTGAGTCTAGTGCTGAAGGCTACAGCTACAAACGGAGAATACAGTCTAGAAGAGCTCATTGACACGGTTGTTGATGCCTTTTTTGGAGGCCACAAGACAACTTCCCTTACACTTACTTTTGCTCTAAAGGAGATCCTTACACATCCAGAAGTTAAAGATAGACTTGTGAAGGAGGTCGATGAAGTGCTTGAAGGCAAACAGTTTGTATCACCGACTCACCTCACATCCCTGAAGTACCTCAATTGTGTCTTGAAAGAGACCCTTAGACGACATCCAGTACTTACTGGTGGACAGCGAACATTCAAGTCTGACTTCACAGCTGCTGGACACAAAATACCTGCTGATTCATGGATTGAATTGAGTTTCTACACGATGCATCTTGATGACAAAAATTGGCCAAATCCTAAAAAATTTGATCCTGAACGATTTGCTTCTCTCACTGGTGAGGATGGAGGTTTGCCGTATTTTCCATTTGGTGGTGGCGTGCGCATGTGTACTGGACGGTTATTTGCAGACCAGGAGATGAAAATGGCCATGTCTCGTCTCTTCCAAAAGTTCACTATCGAATTGGAGCAAGGAGGCAAGGATGATAACAAATACAGAGAATATTTGCTTCTTTGCCCTACAGACCCCATCAACTGCAAGTTCAcaagaagacaagaaaagtga
- the LOC134193819 gene encoding epidermal growth factor receptor-like: MSPPTLLHKFRFAATNPSAALSACNSLTWMLRGSLSFLTYLTLFVAQSSVSTAQQTTNSDIQPSRCPSVILTNTWNEETIQKFRGCDIIEGNVEITTWIDHLTDTLASYLVNVTEISGYLQLENLQHVENFTLSQLRLVRGQQTVLRDLQGFGSRNYSVIITNGMRIEEWPFVNLQEISRGDVLLYDIPRLCNVDTIDWEDVQNRRVNGVVTHNVGVAAGLTCKSCNESCDGYCWSPQVCQTRSLKICSPVCKSQRCTGPGVFDCCDSQCVGGCYSTSQCVGCKSFQDGNVCVDKCASLEVYNPSTFQYVSNSDGRFIVGSQCVLQCPNTMFSDGQHCVDSCSSGSYANGSVCVHCAGVCKHTLECVGGLFTSANAETFRDCTNITTNLTISGSVTSPGDLEMLSSIRYIHHFLKIDAVNNIKSLSFLRNLEEIAGEQLDLDVFALVVDSNIQLEELGLISLRKISKGNIFVGYNSNLCLIISKANLEAAGIISVDHITFTTNCGSNSKPTCHTQCKAFSGCWGPNNNQCLACQAFDDTGTCVPNCDTVSSNRLLYAHTASKTCVECNEQCAGGCSGSNADDCDRCKTVQDGPFCRSSCPPGKYPNATGHCLWCNAACKDGCSGGSSNVGLGGCNDCEIFLLNENETLAVQCVTQQSGCPSGKYEVLISEPVDHPFILHRVCRQCDPLCTKCSGAGAANCDSSTCSHASDNGLCVASCPANKYESLNGTCEPCPRSCHGNGCRLISQNASNCSDSSCQANATTSKAAGSIECIPCHFYVLAANGMTTCVESCPSDRPFVNASTRSCSDQCAAFIMDINGTKICLSECPDEKPFGHKKTLTCYQQCPFDTFVAPDVRNVNVKYCIDCHSECRRRTGSNQTCVNASSWVGACLHGCQNFREGGKCVAMCGEGKVSVTEDPVGGHDVDQTCVESRGSIQSTIQSTMQSTMQSDETSSVNNNPEAVDQGDSDNFVFIVAGAAGGGGLLLCFLIIIVCCVCHRQRQKHRQIELVVSNDYVMKPLQNGKRLTGERRLVMVDEKHIEKLDLLSQGVFGSVYKGTWSRKNILDKTTVSLRVLNKGGSRISGKKHFEILASFGHPHVVSLLGLSMTSDVMLIYEFVPLGTLASYLKSHKTILTGEDLLSFSKQIVEGMSFLEAIRILHRNLSASSVLVDTPSTVKIADIALPAIVNVGESYYKTEGPTAPLKWLAPECLQKHNFSHKSDVWAFGVTLWEIMTLGNVPYKDVQINELLGLLKEGRRLPIPLSTSNSLYSIMLQCWNYTFSNRPDFQHILNELNLALENSSEYVTSPADIARRNALAGSGTESAYTELDFDQTDDKDDDGYDLSAGTTTFPGDGGDWYTASGMYISPLSYAARDKLSPSPMSLSANPMYGSQDPLNVNPLYHGQDRADSLSARKHENILYVSMETMKSSEVNESKNVLYESLEYDNSER, encoded by the exons ATGTCCCCGCCCACATTGCTACACAAGTTCCGATTTGCTGCTACCAACCCATCCGCGGCATTGTCCGCCTGTAATTCGCTCACCTGGATGCTACGCGGATCTCTCTCCTTTCTCACCTATTTAACGCTGTTCGTTGCTCAATCGAGCGTCTCCACAGCTCaacagacaaccaacagtGACATTCAACCTTCAA GGTGTCCGTCTGTCATTTTGACCAACACGTGGAACGAAGAAACCATTCAAAAGTTTAGAGGATGTGACATCATAGAAGGCAATGTGGAAATCACAACCTGGATAGACCACCTAACAGACACTCTAGCTTCATACCTAGTGAATGTCACTGAGATATCCGGATATCTCCAGCTAGAAAACTTACAACATGTTGAGAATTTCACTCTGTCTCAACTCAGACTGGTTCGGGGTCAACAAACAGTGCTGAGAGATTTACAAGGATTTGGATCGAGAAATTACTCTGTGATCATTACGAATGGAATGAGAATAGAGGAATGGCCGTTTGTAAACCTGCAGGAGATCTCACGTGGAGATGTCTTGTTGTATGACATTCCCAGGTTGTGTAATGTTGACACGATTGATTGGGAGGACGTACAGAATAGACGAGTTAATGGAGTGGTGACGCACAATGTTGGAGTGGCTGCTGGTCTAACGT GTAAGTCGTGTAATGAGTCGTGTGATGGATACTGTTGGTCGCCTCAGGTTTGTCAAACAA GAAGTCTAAAGATTTGCAGTCCTGTGTGCAAAAGCCAGCGTTGTACAGGACCTGGTGTGTTTGACTGCTGTGACTCTCAGTGTGTTGGTGGATGCTATAGTACAAGTcagtgtgtg GGTTGTAAGTCATTTCAAGATGGCAACGTTTGTGTTGACAAATGTGCATCTCTTGAAGTCTACAATCCAAGCACATTTCAGTACGTTTCCAACTCGGACGGCCGATTCATTGTAGGATCTCAATGTGTTCTTCAGTGTCCAA ACACTATGTTTTCTGATGGACAACATTGTGTTGATAGCTGCTCATCTGGAAGTTATGCTAATGGCTCAGTGTGTGTTCACTGTGCTGGTGTGTGTAAGCACACTTTAGAGTGTGTTGGTGGCTTGTTTACCAGTGCTAACGCTGAGACATTTCGAGACTGTACAAACATCACGACTAATTTGACAATTTCTGGAAG TGTCACGTCTCCTGGTGATCTGGAGATGTTGAGCTCTATTCGTTACATCCACCATTTCTTGAAAATTGATGCTGTGAATAACATCAAGTCTCTAAGCTTTCTTCGTAATTTGGAGGAAATTGCAGGAGAACAACTGGATTTAGACGTTTTTGCGCTTGTGGTGGATTCTAACATACAACTGGAAGAGCTTGGACTTATCTCTCTACGCAAGATATCTAAGGGAAATATATTTGTTGGCTATAATTCCAACTTGTGTCTAATCATCAGTAAAGCTAATCTTGAGGCAGCAGGAATAATTTCAGTTGATCATATAACCTTTACTAccaattgtg GTTCTAATTCTAAACCTACTTGTCACACACAATGCAAGGCTTTTTCCGGATGTTGGGGTCCTAACAATAATCAGTGTCTTGCTTGTCAAGCATTTGACGACACTGGAACTTGCGTTCCTAATTGTGACACAGTAAGCTCTAACAG GCtgttgtatgcacacacagcaAGTAAGACGTGTGTAGAATGCAACGAACAATGTGCAGGTGGCTGCAGTGGTTCG AATGCAGACGACTGTGACCGATGCAAGACTGTTCAAGATGGACCATTTTGCAGATCTAGTTGTCCACCGGGAAAGTATCCCAACGCCACAGGTCACTGCTTGTGGTGCAACGCAGCATGCAAAGATGGATGCTCGGGTGGTAGCAGCAATGTGGGTTTGGGTGGCTGCAATGACTGTGAAATATTCTTGCTAAATGAGAACGAAACATTAGCA GTTCAGTGTGTTACCCAACAATCAGGGTGTCCTTCTGGCAAGTACGAAGTTTTGATATCTGAACCAGTTGATCATCCTTTTATTCTTCATCGA GTTTGTCGACAATGCGACCCACTTTGTACCAAATGTTCTGGTGCTGGAGCAGCAAACTGTGACTCGTCAACCTGTTCACACGCTTCCGACAATGGACTTTGTGTTGCATCTTGTCCAGCTAACAAATACGAATCATTAAATGGCACATGTGAGCCCTGCCCACGCAGTTGCCATGGAAATGGCTGCAGGTTAATATCTCAAAATGCAAGTAACTGCAGTGACAGTTCATGTCAAGCAAATGCTACAACATCTAAAGCAGCTGGAAGTATAGAATGTATACCATGCCATTTCTATGTGCTCGCCGCAAATGGAATGACAACTTGTGTGGAATCGTGTCCGTCTGATCGACCGTTTGTTAACGCATCCACTCGTTCGTGTTCGGATCAATGCGCTGCGTTTATCATGGACATCAATGGTAcaaaaatttgtttgtctgaatgtCCAGATGAGAAACCATTTGGTCACAAGAAAACGTTGACATGTTACCAACAATGTCCGTTTGACACGTTTGTTGCCCCTGATGTACGCAATGTGAATGTCAAGTATTGTATTGACTGTCACTCTGAGTGTCGTCGACGCACTGGAAGTAATCAGACGTGTGTGAATGCTTCTAGTTGGGTAGGAGCTTGTCTGCATGGTTGTCAGAATTTTCGCGAAGGAGGCAAGTGTGTGGCAATGTGTGGTGAAGGAAAGGTGTCTGTTACTGAGGATCCAGTGGGTGGACATGATGTTGATCAGACTTGTGTGGAGAGTCGAGGATCAATACAGTCAACGATACAGTCAACGATGCAGTCAACGATGCAGTCGGATGAGACTTCGTCTGTGAATAACAATCCGGAGGCAGTTGATCA AGGGGACTCTGACAATTTCGTTTTTATTGTTGCTGGAGCTGCAGGTGGCGGAGGCTTGCTTCTATGCTttcttattattattgtgtgttgtgtgtgtcatcgACAACGTCAAAAACATCGTCAAATTGAGTTAGTTGTTTCTAATGATTATGTTatg AAACCTTTGCAAAATGGTAAGAGACTTACTGGTGAACGTAGGCTTGTAATGGTTGATGAAAAGCATATAGAGAAACTGGATCTCTTGAGCCAAGGCGTGTTTGGCTCAGTATACAAA GGCACGTGGTCACGCAAGAATATTCTAGACAAAACAACTGTTTCTCTTCGAGTTCTCAACAAAGGTGGTTCGAGAATTTCTGgcaaaaaacattttgaaattCTTGCATCATTTGGTCACCCACACGTTGTCAGTCTGTTGGGTTTGAGCATGACGTCTGATGTCATGCTTATTTATGAGTTTGTGCCTTTGGGTACTCTGGCATCATACTTGAAGAGTCACAAGACGATTCTCACTGGGGAGGACTTGCTGTCGTTTTCTAAGCAAATTGTGGAG GGAATGAGTTTTCTTGAGGCTATTAGAATTCTGCATCGCAACCTTTCAGCAAGCAGTGTTTTAG TTGACACTCCATCAACAGTGAAAATAGCAGACATTGCGCTGCCTGCCATTGTGAACGTTGGTGAATCATACTACAAAACAGAAGGCCCAACA GCACCATTGAAGTGGCTTGCTCCTGAGTGTCTTCAGAAGCACAACTTCTCACACAAAAGTGACGTCTGGGCATTTG GTGTGACGTTGTGGGAGATCATGACTCTTGGCAATGTGCCTTATAAAGATGTCCAAATTAATGAGCTGCTTGGTTTGTTGAAAGAAGGTCGCCGACTGCCTATACCGCTTTCCACTTCAAACTCTTTGTATTCAATTATGCTGCAGT GTTGGAATTATACTTTCAGCAACAGACCTGATTTTCAACACATATTAAATGAATTAAATCTTGCTTTAGAAAATAGTTCCGAATATGTCACGAGTCCG GCGGACATTGCAAGGAGAAATGCCTTAGCAGGAAGTGGGACGGAAAGTGCATACACTGAGCTGGACTTTGATCAGACAGATGACAAAGACGACGATGGATATGACCTATCAGCGGGGACAACAACGTTTCCTGGAGACGGTGGAGATTGGTACACTGCCAGTGGCATGTATATCAGCCCGTTAAGCTATGCTGCAAGAGACAAG ctgTCTCCGTCACCGATGTCTCTGAGTGCCAATCCAATGTATGGCAGTCAGGACCCACTCAATGTCAATCCACTGTATCACGGTCAAGACCGTGCTGACAG TCTATCGGCaagaaaacatgaaaatatactgtatgtctCCATGGAGACAAT GAAATCAAGTGAAGTAAACGAATCGAAAAACGTTCTATACGAGTCACTTGAGTATGATAATAGCGAACGATAA